The Anaerobaca lacustris genome contains a region encoding:
- the tilS gene encoding tRNA lysidine(34) synthetase TilS, protein MEPLERKVADFVQDNDLFAGAGRILLAVSGGADSIALLHVMRRLTQRRAIAAELLCAHLNHGLRGADADADEAFVVHQARELDVPVVTRAIDVKAHAREQRLSIETAARQQRLNALAEIARDHSCPSIAMGHQKNDNAETVLQRLERGTGLRGLAGIRPSRRGGDGLTFVRLLLCCSRCEIVAYLHSRNLTWREDHTNADCVHTRNRIRRHLLPALQAECNSSLVDELAALSVSAGRLYDRIAREAAVAIEQHANCDGTTASIDATALAGLAEPVAVELLRQLLTGLGLGERDLTRRHYGDLLALAGRSGAKRRLSLPDGFRAQRESREVVLRRPTPQGRDLPGPVELRVPGTTQFGPFCIKAQVLDATPVDSAAIAARKDPFLECLDFDRVRLSLVVRARRVGDRFVPLGQQRIQRLGKFLTAARVPGDVRSRTFLIEDAGRILWVCPVRIGEHAKITDKTRRILELRVTPA, encoded by the coding sequence ATGGAACCGCTTGAACGGAAGGTGGCGGATTTCGTTCAGGACAACGACCTGTTTGCAGGGGCCGGACGGATTCTGCTGGCCGTCTCCGGCGGGGCCGACTCCATCGCCCTGCTGCACGTGATGCGCCGATTGACGCAACGCCGTGCCATCGCGGCCGAACTGCTCTGCGCCCACCTCAATCACGGGCTGCGAGGGGCCGATGCCGACGCCGACGAGGCCTTCGTCGTCCACCAGGCGCGCGAACTGGACGTGCCCGTCGTCACGAGGGCCATCGACGTGAAGGCCCACGCACGCGAACAGCGCCTTTCCATTGAAACAGCAGCGCGGCAACAGCGTCTGAACGCTCTGGCCGAGATCGCCCGCGACCACAGTTGCCCGTCGATTGCGATGGGCCACCAGAAGAACGACAACGCCGAGACCGTCCTCCAACGGCTCGAACGAGGGACGGGCCTTCGAGGCCTGGCCGGCATCCGGCCCTCGCGACGCGGCGGCGACGGCCTGACGTTCGTCCGCCTGCTGTTGTGTTGCTCGCGTTGTGAGATCGTGGCATATCTTCACTCGCGAAACCTGACGTGGCGCGAGGACCATACGAACGCCGACTGCGTCCACACCCGCAATCGTATCCGGCGCCACCTGCTGCCGGCCCTGCAGGCCGAATGCAACAGCTCGCTCGTCGACGAGCTGGCGGCCCTGTCCGTCTCTGCGGGGCGGTTGTACGACCGAATCGCCCGGGAGGCGGCGGTCGCGATCGAGCAGCACGCGAACTGCGATGGAACCACGGCCAGCATCGACGCAACGGCGCTGGCCGGATTGGCCGAACCGGTCGCCGTCGAACTGCTGCGGCAACTGCTGACCGGGCTGGGCCTCGGCGAACGCGACCTGACCCGGCGGCATTACGGAGATCTGCTGGCCTTGGCCGGACGAAGCGGTGCGAAGCGACGGTTGAGCCTGCCCGACGGCTTCCGGGCTCAGCGTGAATCGCGCGAGGTCGTTCTGCGAAGGCCGACCCCGCAGGGACGAGACCTGCCCGGCCCCGTCGAACTGCGCGTGCCTGGTACGACGCAATTCGGACCCTTTTGCATCAAGGCGCAAGTTCTCGATGCCACGCCGGTGGACAGCGCGGCAATCGCCGCCAGGAAGGACCCTTTTCTGGAATGCCTCGATTTCGATCGTGTCCGCCTGTCGCTGGTCGTGCGAGCCCGTCGGGTCGGCGACCGGTTCGTTCCCCTCGGCCAGCAGCGCATCCAGAGGCTCGGCAAATTCCTCACCGCCGCCAGAGTGCCGGGCGACGTGCGTTCGCGAACCTTCCTCATCGAGGACGCAGGGAGAATCCTCTGGGTCTGCCCTGTCCGCATCGGTGAACACGCAAAGATCACGGACAAGACACGTCGCATCCTCGAACTGAGAGTCACGCCGGCATGA
- a CDS encoding type II secretion system protein, producing the protein MIQGRRGFTLIELLVVIAIIALLMGMLVPALSRAREQARFVVCKSNLKSYGILAHMYIEDNNGKMPNAWTSFYNQHMEYRNEPHRYCRWHNPDFDLEKHPEYAGPFWRYLKGKDIHICPSFFGIAREYGPSHPQHVASVPIVPNYSYSMNSYLSDKSVANIKRHGEIVFFAEENLWITPPYNKYAFNDTAMCIYEQWDSFGTFHLTRDPEKGVVNAVFLDGQVQTVRREDSWRLCAPDGESKSPLIDQ; encoded by the coding sequence ATGATCCAGGGTCGCCGTGGATTCACCCTGATTGAGCTTCTTGTCGTGATCGCCATCATCGCCCTGCTGATGGGCATGCTCGTGCCGGCGTTGAGCCGGGCGCGGGAGCAGGCCCGCTTCGTCGTCTGCAAGTCCAATCTCAAGTCCTACGGCATCCTGGCGCACATGTACATCGAGGACAACAACGGCAAAATGCCCAATGCCTGGACGAGTTTCTACAATCAGCACATGGAGTATCGCAACGAGCCGCACCGCTACTGTCGCTGGCACAATCCGGACTTCGACCTGGAGAAGCACCCCGAGTACGCCGGACCGTTCTGGCGATACCTCAAAGGCAAAGACATTCACATTTGCCCCTCGTTCTTCGGGATCGCCCGCGAGTACGGCCCCAGCCATCCGCAACACGTCGCCAGCGTCCCCATCGTGCCGAACTACAGCTATTCGATGAATTCGTACCTCAGCGACAAGTCCGTGGCCAACATCAAACGCCACGGCGAGATCGTCTTCTTCGCCGAAGAGAACCTCTGGATCACACCCCCCTACAACAAATACGCCTTCAACGACACGGCCATGTGCATCTACGAACAGTGGGACAGTTTCGGCACGTTTCACCTGACCCGCGATCCGGAGAAGGGCGTGGTCAATGCCGTCTTCCTGGACGGCCAGGTCCAGACCGTCCGCCGTGAGGACTCCTGGCGTCTCTGCGCGCCGGACGGCGAGAGCAAATCGCCTCTGATCGATCAGTAA
- a CDS encoding LamG domain-containing protein encodes MKRFAFLFVVLSFALSARAGLPDPASLWEFDGPDPNVATIGNALELVGTVAPAAGVTATDGAVTIGEGSYYICAHGIAPNGGGAKVNEYTLLIDFSYPADSLSDPPAGYNDLFQTDPTNVDDSDWTINSSGAVGIGAVGYTSSAGFFTQPETWYRMVLVVDNGLRHDVYFDGVEIFKGNQQGIDGRFSLAETLLLFCAGYEQDGDDAPIHVSTVAIWDTPLESHEVLSLGVAGESVLAVNVAPSVDAGPNLTVEMEPNGVAVAHLSGMVVDDNPNVAVVWQLLSGPDEVIFEPGVDPNAIADATATFRTTGQYVLQLSADDGAYTVTDQLSVNVWAPGYGGLIVGWDFEEPWNGLTVNDVSGNNNHGVIVDGAHGVSEYVEGKVGQGLNLLSDDFTETGDWVSLDLILPDRGTIALWMRPIDFYNYHSVFDNSGNQDDWEMWIYGDGRARFRVESDTAVTANLNALAEDGNGQGKWWHFACTWARDPNLPGRVTTQLYVNGRLAQEMTGTWVDPGPTFFLGGGHANNDFCNATFDDVKIYDRVLAPEQIAQEVYPNNMPPTVEAGADQLVWLEPDGTGSIVLSGTVEDLDGSPVGEVTALWEKIDGPDAIVIENPTQVETVVAITAPGIYTFQLTASDGQHVVKDVVLVDVWSHGHDGMLVHLPLEGTVQDVASGFPVFMVDGADGDHRYVDGIDGMALELIGTDGQTDNDYVAIDYVLGGRGAVALWFRPTWLYNYNSVFDNSADGNDWEMWVYGSGELAGRIQSGYVRGVHLEAGTWYHICMTWYRRTATPDVVDQYLYLDGELVATNESEWVDPGTTVFLGGGHRDNDDCNGTFDDVRIYDRCITAEEVLDLTLIGQ; translated from the coding sequence ATGAAGAGGTTTGCGTTCTTGTTTGTGGTTCTGAGCTTTGCGCTGTCGGCCCGTGCGGGCCTGCCCGACCCGGCCAGCCTGTGGGAGTTCGATGGGCCGGATCCCAATGTCGCCACTATCGGAAACGCGCTGGAGCTGGTCGGCACAGTCGCTCCCGCTGCCGGTGTCACCGCCACCGACGGCGCCGTCACCATCGGCGAGGGCAGCTACTACATCTGCGCTCATGGCATCGCCCCCAACGGCGGCGGCGCCAAGGTCAATGAGTACACCCTGCTGATCGACTTCAGCTATCCGGCCGACAGCCTGTCCGACCCGCCAGCCGGCTACAACGATCTGTTCCAGACCGATCCAACCAACGTCGACGATTCGGACTGGACGATCAACTCGAGCGGGGCCGTCGGCATCGGGGCCGTCGGCTACACCAGCAGCGCCGGTTTCTTCACCCAGCCGGAGACCTGGTATCGCATGGTCCTCGTCGTAGACAACGGCCTGCGGCATGACGTCTACTTCGACGGCGTGGAGATCTTCAAAGGCAACCAGCAGGGCATCGACGGTCGCTTCAGCCTGGCCGAGACCCTGCTGCTGTTCTGTGCTGGATACGAGCAGGACGGGGACGACGCCCCGATCCACGTCTCGACGGTGGCCATCTGGGATACACCACTGGAATCTCACGAGGTGCTCTCCCTGGGCGTTGCCGGCGAGAGCGTGCTCGCCGTGAACGTGGCCCCCTCCGTTGATGCCGGACCCAACCTGACCGTCGAGATGGAGCCGAACGGCGTGGCCGTGGCCCATCTCAGCGGCATGGTCGTCGATGACAATCCGAATGTGGCCGTGGTCTGGCAGCTCCTCTCGGGGCCGGACGAAGTGATCTTCGAGCCCGGCGTCGATCCCAATGCGATCGCCGATGCCACCGCGACCTTCCGCACGACCGGCCAATACGTTCTACAGCTCTCCGCCGACGACGGCGCCTATACCGTGACAGATCAGTTGTCCGTCAACGTCTGGGCTCCCGGGTATGGCGGCCTGATCGTTGGGTGGGACTTCGAGGAGCCGTGGAACGGTCTGACCGTCAACGATGTCTCCGGCAACAACAACCACGGCGTGATCGTCGACGGCGCCCACGGCGTCTCCGAGTACGTCGAAGGAAAGGTCGGCCAAGGGCTCAATCTGCTCAGCGACGACTTCACCGAGACCGGCGATTGGGTGAGCCTCGATCTGATCCTGCCCGACCGCGGGACGATCGCCCTCTGGATGAGGCCCATCGACTTCTACAACTACCATTCGGTCTTCGACAACTCCGGCAACCAGGACGACTGGGAGATGTGGATCTACGGTGACGGCCGGGCCCGCTTCCGCGTCGAAAGCGACACGGCGGTCACGGCGAATCTGAACGCCCTGGCCGAGGATGGCAACGGGCAGGGGAAATGGTGGCATTTCGCCTGCACCTGGGCGCGCGATCCGAATCTGCCCGGACGGGTCACCACGCAGTTGTACGTCAATGGCAGGCTGGCCCAGGAGATGACGGGGACCTGGGTCGATCCGGGCCCGACCTTCTTCCTGGGCGGCGGACACGCCAACAACGATTTCTGCAACGCCACGTTCGACGACGTCAAGATCTATGACCGCGTGCTCGCGCCCGAGCAGATCGCCCAGGAGGTCTATCCGAACAATATGCCGCCCACCGTCGAGGCCGGCGCAGATCAGCTCGTCTGGCTCGAACCGGACGGCACCGGATCGATCGTGCTGTCAGGCACTGTGGAAGACCTCGACGGCAGTCCGGTCGGTGAAGTGACCGCGTTGTGGGAGAAGATCGACGGGCCCGACGCCATCGTCATCGAGAACCCGACGCAGGTCGAAACCGTGGTCGCGATCACGGCGCCCGGTATCTACACGTTCCAACTGACCGCCAGCGACGGACAGCACGTGGTCAAGGACGTCGTATTGGTCGATGTATGGTCGCATGGCCACGACGGCATGCTCGTACACCTGCCGCTTGAGGGCACCGTTCAGGACGTGGCCAGCGGCTTCCCGGTGTTCATGGTCGACGGCGCCGACGGCGATCATCGGTACGTCGATGGCATCGACGGCATGGCCCTGGAACTGATCGGGACCGACGGCCAGACGGACAACGACTACGTCGCCATCGACTATGTCCTGGGCGGCCGGGGCGCGGTGGCTCTGTGGTTCCGACCCACCTGGCTGTACAACTACAACAGCGTCTTCGACAACAGCGCCGACGGCAACGACTGGGAGATGTGGGTCTACGGCAGCGGTGAACTGGCCGGGCGCATTCAGTCCGGCTACGTGCGCGGTGTCCACCTGGAAGCCGGCACATGGTATCACATCTGCATGACGTGGTACCGTCGCACAGCGACTCCTGACGTCGTCGATCAGTACCTGTACCTCGACGGTGAATTGGTGGCCACCAACGAATCCGAGTGGGTCGATCCCGGCACCACCGTCTTCCTCGGCGGCGGTCATCGTGACAACGACGACTGCAACGGGACCTTCGACGATGTCCGGATCTACGACCGGTGTATCACGGCCGAGGAGGTTCTCGATCTGACCCTCATCGGACAGTAA
- a CDS encoding tetratricopeptide repeat protein, whose translation MTRTVIIAATLLLLIAAVGCTPSDRGLGHRLPQRTTYASPVPMAEADKVVGSTDEVDLVEQVSTYRRSYRRSLELLVTHYTVVGDNRKLGWAQEELRALDRMPQYRYIIDAQVMPADLRATTRIPAADEMYLDAVETQRQAEPIGILKDEELLRVALSKYNTLIRQYPNSDKIDDAAYRAARIYEYFKDYEIALLYYQRAYQWDPDTPYPARFYAASMLDRRLRRRGEALELYQEAVLREGDRYDEWKMYGERRIRELTTSDN comes from the coding sequence ATGACAAGGACCGTTATCATTGCCGCAACCCTGCTCCTGCTGATCGCCGCCGTGGGATGCACCCCTTCGGATCGCGGGCTCGGCCACCGATTGCCTCAGCGAACCACCTACGCCAGCCCGGTGCCGATGGCGGAGGCGGACAAGGTCGTCGGCTCGACGGATGAGGTGGACCTCGTGGAACAGGTGTCAACGTATCGGCGGTCCTACCGTCGCAGCCTGGAGCTGCTCGTTACGCACTACACCGTCGTCGGGGACAACCGCAAGCTCGGCTGGGCCCAGGAAGAGTTGCGGGCCCTGGACCGAATGCCGCAGTATCGCTATATCATCGACGCCCAGGTGATGCCGGCGGACCTACGGGCGACGACCCGAATCCCCGCGGCGGACGAGATGTATCTGGACGCGGTCGAAACGCAGCGGCAGGCCGAGCCGATCGGGATTCTCAAGGATGAAGAATTGCTGCGTGTGGCGTTGTCGAAGTACAACACATTGATCCGTCAGTATCCGAATTCGGACAAGATCGACGACGCGGCGTACCGGGCGGCGAGGATTTACGAGTACTTCAAGGACTACGAGATCGCCCTGCTCTACTACCAGCGGGCGTATCAGTGGGACCCGGACACGCCCTACCCGGCCCGGTTCTACGCGGCCTCGATGCTGGATCGGAGACTGCGGCGTCGCGGCGAGGCCCTGGAACTGTATCAGGAAGCCGTACTCAGAGAGGGCGACCGATACGACGAGTGGAAAATGTATGGCGAACGCCGCATTAGAGAACTCACCACATCCGACAATTGA
- a CDS encoding GntR family transcriptional regulator, translated as MQFRIDNASDRPVYLQIIDQVKREIALGRLARNERLPTVRQLAQQLTINPNTIAKAYRQLEQEGIIVTRAGAGAFVASLDSNLSRAVRRRIVCDELERIVVEAFHMQIDKATLVEWFHRAIERFNLVSKEA; from the coding sequence ATGCAATTTCGCATCGACAACGCGTCCGACCGGCCCGTGTATCTGCAGATCATCGATCAGGTCAAGCGCGAGATCGCGCTCGGCCGGCTCGCTCGGAACGAGAGGCTGCCGACCGTCCGCCAGTTGGCTCAGCAGCTCACGATCAACCCGAACACCATCGCCAAGGCCTATCGCCAGCTCGAACAGGAGGGCATCATCGTCACCCGGGCCGGCGCCGGCGCCTTCGTCGCCAGCCTGGACAGCAATCTGAGCAGGGCGGTGCGCAGACGAATCGTCTGTGACGAACTCGAACGCATCGTCGTCGAGGCGTTCCACATGCAGATCGACAAGGCGACGTTGGTTGAATGGTTCCATCGCGCGATTGAGAGATTCAATCTGGTGTCGAAAGAGGCATAG
- a CDS encoding type IV pilus twitching motility protein PilT, translating into MIARRQLLEHAKAQGATDIHICAGAPILFRIGGKLVPVTKEKLTAQQSQEIAYDLLTVEQRKLFEERLDYDLMLAEDSGRYRINIGYFDSAVGATIRILPAYARTIAELFLPDVVRDLARRRKGLVLITGATSQGKTTSMTAMIDEVNTTSEKHIITIEDPIEYTHVNKTGVVRQREIGRDTQSFQSGLRAALRQDPDVIAIGEMRDYETIKIALTAAETGVLVLSTLHVISIDKILERLLSYAPAHDEGQLRFLLAESLQGVIHQELVPTVDGKQRVACEVLVMTSAGRNIIRRKGGYFLRSVIETGKKHGMVTMDESIHSLLGQKIITEAVAESILANYK; encoded by the coding sequence ATGATCGCACGCAGACAGTTGCTCGAACACGCCAAGGCGCAAGGGGCCACGGACATTCACATCTGCGCCGGAGCGCCGATTCTCTTCCGTATCGGCGGCAAGCTCGTGCCGGTGACGAAGGAGAAGCTCACGGCCCAGCAAAGCCAGGAGATCGCGTACGACCTGCTGACGGTCGAGCAGAGAAAGCTCTTCGAGGAGCGGCTGGACTATGATCTGATGCTGGCCGAAGACAGCGGACGCTATCGCATCAACATCGGGTACTTCGACAGCGCCGTGGGAGCGACGATTCGCATCCTGCCCGCGTACGCAAGGACGATCGCCGAGCTGTTTCTGCCGGACGTCGTCAGGGACCTCGCCCGCCGCCGCAAAGGACTGGTCCTGATTACCGGCGCCACCAGCCAGGGCAAGACCACCTCAATGACCGCGATGATCGACGAGGTCAATACCACCAGCGAGAAACACATCATCACCATCGAGGACCCGATCGAGTACACCCACGTGAACAAGACCGGCGTGGTCCGCCAGCGGGAGATCGGGCGCGACACGCAGTCGTTCCAAAGCGGCCTGCGGGCGGCGCTGCGTCAGGACCCCGACGTGATCGCCATCGGGGAGATGCGGGACTACGAGACGATCAAGATCGCGCTGACGGCCGCCGAGACGGGCGTGCTCGTGCTCTCGACGCTGCACGTCATCTCGATCGACAAGATCCTCGAACGGCTGCTCAGCTATGCGCCGGCGCACGACGAGGGACAACTGCGGTTCCTGCTGGCCGAATCGCTTCAGGGCGTCATCCACCAGGAACTGGTCCCCACCGTGGATGGCAAGCAGCGGGTCGCCTGCGAGGTGCTGGTGATGACCAGCGCGGGAAGGAACATCATCCGCCGCAAAGGCGGCTATTTCCTGCGAAGCGTGATCGAAACGGGCAAGAAGCACGGCATGGTGACGATGGACGAGTCGATCCACAGCCTGCTCGGCCAAAAGATCATCACCGAGGCCGTTGCCGAGAGCATCCTGGCCAACTACAAGTAG
- a CDS encoding methyltransferase, which translates to MDAWTETRLMDTVRAFQPACVILAAADLDVFTILGRRPMSDVALAAALDANVRATTILLDALAALELLEKDDAGYRVSPEVARLLSADSPSSVLAALRHQANCLRRWGQLARVVRDGGPAERTPSIRGEAADVEAFIGAMDVFSGPIAPTVVERLGPLRFQRLLDIGGASGTWTIAFLRAVPGGTAVLFDLPEVTPLAKERLTAANLIDRVALVPGDYDHDDLPGGADLAWLSAIAHQNSREQNRALFARIHAALTADGTLAIRDVVLDRSRTKPPAGALFAVNMLVGTEGGNSYTFEEYRDDLATAGFADVELLYQDEGMHSLIRARKA; encoded by the coding sequence ATGGACGCGTGGACAGAGACAAGACTCATGGATACCGTGCGGGCGTTTCAGCCGGCCTGCGTGATCCTGGCGGCGGCAGACCTGGACGTTTTCACGATCCTTGGCCGTCGACCGATGAGCGACGTGGCCCTGGCGGCGGCGCTGGATGCCAATGTGCGGGCGACCACGATCCTGCTTGATGCCCTTGCGGCCCTTGAGTTGCTTGAAAAGGACGACGCCGGCTACCGGGTCTCGCCGGAGGTCGCCCGTCTGCTCAGCGCCGATTCGCCGAGCAGTGTCCTGGCGGCCCTGCGCCATCAGGCCAACTGCCTCCGCCGCTGGGGCCAGCTTGCCAGGGTCGTTCGCGATGGCGGGCCCGCCGAGCGGACACCCAGCATACGCGGTGAAGCCGCCGACGTCGAGGCGTTCATCGGCGCGATGGACGTCTTCAGCGGCCCCATCGCCCCGACGGTGGTCGAGCGGCTGGGACCGTTGAGATTCCAGCGTCTTCTGGACATCGGCGGCGCCTCGGGCACCTGGACGATTGCCTTTTTGCGGGCCGTCCCAGGCGGTACAGCCGTCTTGTTCGACCTGCCCGAGGTGACCCCGTTGGCGAAGGAACGCCTGACCGCGGCGAACCTGATCGACCGCGTCGCGCTTGTGCCGGGCGACTACGATCATGACGACCTGCCGGGCGGGGCCGACCTGGCGTGGCTCAGCGCCATCGCTCACCAGAACTCGCGCGAGCAGAATCGCGCCCTGTTCGCCAGGATTCACGCGGCCCTGACGGCCGATGGGACGTTGGCGATTCGCGACGTCGTGCTGGACCGGTCCCGCACCAAACCGCCGGCCGGCGCCCTGTTCGCCGTCAATATGCTCGTGGGCACCGAAGGCGGCAATTCCTACACCTTCGAGGAGTACCGCGACGACCTGGCCACGGCCGGCTTCGCCGACGTCGAGTTGCTGTACCAGGACGAAGGCATGCACTCCCTGATCCGCGCCCGCAAGGCCTGA